Proteins from a single region of Desulfolutivibrio sulfoxidireducens:
- a CDS encoding nucleotidyltransferase family protein — MNQRIAAVAGLILAAGRSSRMGRDKLSLPFRGLPLLQHVINAARGSSLARVVVVLQKDSCLPGLLDLNGCETVLVSRPADQAASFRAGLRAVMDDAEGCMVLHGDQPLVVKETIDHLIWAYSQQPDYMIAPVQEDLRGTPVVVPRGWFPKAMETQGDAVVRKLVAMPGLTLRLVKIHDIGPYIGIDTEHEYRRLLARHEARPAAGTAA; from the coding sequence ATGAACCAGCGCATAGCCGCCGTCGCCGGACTCATCCTCGCCGCCGGACGCTCCAGCCGGATGGGCAGGGACAAGCTCTCCCTGCCTTTCCGGGGGCTGCCCCTGCTCCAGCATGTCATCAACGCCGCGCGCGGCTCAAGCCTGGCCCGGGTGGTCGTGGTCCTGCAAAAGGACTCCTGTCTCCCGGGCCTTCTGGACCTGAACGGGTGTGAGACGGTCCTGGTCTCCCGGCCGGCGGACCAGGCCGCATCCTTTCGGGCCGGACTTCGGGCCGTCATGGACGACGCGGAGGGCTGCATGGTCCTGCATGGCGATCAGCCGCTTGTCGTGAAAGAGACGATCGACCACCTGATATGGGCCTATTCCCAGCAGCCCGACTACATGATCGCGCCAGTCCAGGAGGATCTGCGCGGCACCCCGGTCGTTGTGCCCCGGGGGTGGTTCCCCAAGGCCATGGAGACACAAGGGGACGCCGTGGTTCGAAAGCTGGTGGCCATGCCCGGCCTGACCCTGCGGTTGGTGAAAATCCACGACATCGGACCCTATATCGGCATCGACACGGAACATGAATACCGGCGGCTGCTGGCGCGCCATGAGGCCCGCCCGGCGGCGGGAACCGCGGCGTGA